The genomic segment TAGGGTTGCTGCTGAAGCAACAGTTGCCACAACGGATGCAACGGACAATTACTCAGGGTATGGGGTTGATTACTCTGTACATTGGCGTCAGCATGGCAGGGAGTTTGAGTAATGCGAGTGCCGGTTCGATTGATGGTGTTGTGCTAGCTGTCATTAGCTTAACCTTGGGTGGAATATTGGGGGAATGGTGGCAGATTGAGGAGCGACTGAATGGATTTGGCGATCGCCTGAAACGGTTGTTTCGCGGCGGCGGACGATTCACAGAAGGTTTTGTGACGGCGAGTTTGCTCTTCTGCGTCGGCCCTCTCACCTTGATTGGCTCCATGAATAACGGACTCACCGGAGACGACAGCTTGCTGGCTTTAAAAGCAACCATGGATGGCTTGGTCTCAATTGCGCTCGCCGGAAGTTATGGCATTGGTGTCGGATTTTCCGTTATTACGATTATCCTCTTCCAAGGCGGAATCTCTGTCCTTGCTGCCAGCGTAGGGCAATTGTTGCCCGATCCAGCACAAGATCCGCGCATTTTCTTGGTGACTGGAGTGGGCGGTATTGTGATGTTGGGGTTGGGTTTGAATTTACTCGATATTAGTAAACTCAGGATTGGGTCATTTTTGCCGGCGTTTTTGGTAGCACCTTTGGTGTATGCGATCGCCCAATGGATCGTCAATTTCTAATCGGGCGTTTTATCCTTAACTTGGACGGGAATGAATCCCACGCTCCATTCCTAAAATAGCGCTCAAAAATGCCCATTTATCCACCACTTCTTCAATTTGTTTGCTGGTGGGTTTTCCGGCTCCATGACCGGCTTTTGTTTCAATCCGAATTAATATGGGAGCCTTGCCACCTTGCGCCTCTTGCAGAGCGGCGGCAAACTTGAAACTATGGGAAGGAACAACCCGATCGTCGCGATCGCTGGTTGTAATTAAAGTGGCTGGATAATCGGTTCCGGATTGGGTATTGTGCAAGGGAGAATAGCCATAGAGCGTTGGAAATTCATCGGCATTTTCCGAACATCCATACTCGTCGCACCATGCCCAACCAATGGTAAATTTATGGAAGCGGAGCATATCCATAACGCCAACGGCAGGGAGCGCGGCAGCAAATAAATCCGGACGTTGCACTAAGCACGCTCCAACTAACAATCCACCATTACTTCCACCGGCGATCGCCAATTTTTCCGAACTCGTATATTGATTCGCAATTAACCATTCCCCGGCAGAAATAAAATCGTCAAATACATTCTGTTTCCTGCCTTTCATTCCCGCTTCATGCCACTGCTCGCCATATTCTCCTCCTCCGCGAAGATTGGCAACGGCATACACTCCACCGCGCTCCATCCAAACTAAATTACTCACGGAAAAACTGGGAGTTAGGGGAATATTAAATCCGCCATAACCGTAGAGGAGAGTCGGATTATTACCATCGAGAGTAATGCCTTTTTTATGCGTAATAAATAGGGAAACTTTCGTGCCATCTTTACTCGGATAAAAGACTTGCTTCGTCTCGTAATCATCTGGGTTAAAGTCCACCTGCGGCTCGCGATAGAGTTCGCTTTCTCCGGTTTGCAGATTGTACCGATAGATGCGAGAGGGAGTGGTATAACTCGTAAAGCTATAGAAGGTTTCCGTATCCTCCGGTTTGCCGTTAAATCCGCTGGCAGAACCGACACCAGGAAGTTCTACTGTCTCCAGCAACGTACCGCTGCGATCGCAAATTTGCACCTGAGAATGGGCATCTTGTAGATAGCGAACGATAAAGTTCCGATTGATGTAACTAACGCTGGCGATCGCATTTTCGGATTCGGGAATAATCTCTTGCCACTCTTGCGGATCTGGGGTTTGCAAATCGATCGCAACTACGCGCCATTTTGGTGCATCTAAACTGGTCTGAAACCAAAATGTCGAACCCTCATTTCCAATTAAATCGAATCCGGCAATAAACTCCGAAATTAACTCCACAATTTCGCCAGATTCTGCAGTTAAATCTTGATAAAAAATCAAGTTTTTCGATTCCGTCGAACGGGAGATAGAAATGATTAGATATTTTCCATCTTCAGTAATCTCAGTTCCAAACAACCACTCTTTTTGGTCGGGACGTTCGTAAATGAGCCGATCGTCCGATTGTGGAGTGCCTAACTGATGGTAATAGAGCTTGCCATAAAAATTCTGTTCCTGGTATGCTTGTCCCTCTGTGGGTTCGGCATAACGACTGTAATAAAACCCGCGATTATCCTTCGACCAGGTCACTCCAGAGAACTTAATCCAGTCTAGGCGATCGCTTAAATCTTCTCCAGTTTCGATGTTGCGAACGTGCCATTGTTGCCAATCCGAACCCGATTTGGATAGTCCATAGGCTAAATATTGACCGTCCTCAGAAACCGATATCCCGGAGAGAGCAATGGTTCCATCTTCCGATAATATATTCGGATCGAGTAAGATTTCTGGCTCGCTCTCAGTATTGACTAAAGTGTAGAGAACGGACTGATTTTGGATGCCACTATTTTTGAAATAGAATAGCCGATCGCCTTGTTTAAATGGAATACCATATTTCTCATAATTCCATAAATGCTCCAACCGTTCTTTAAGCGGATGGCGATCGCTAATCTGACCTAAAAAATCAAAGGTTGCTTGATTTTGCGATTCCACCCATGCTTTCGTTTCATCGGACTCGAGATCTTCGAGCCATCGGTAAGGATCGGCAACTAACGTACCGTGATAATTATCAACCTGAGCAATTTTACGGGTTTGAGGAATCTGGAATGTTTGCATTGAGTGAGGAAATTCGGTAGTAAATGGTAACCAATGAATAATGACCGATACATTATTGTAGTTGATGGATCGGTCATTACTGATTTAATTTCAGTTTGTCAGCGAGAGCTATCGATTCGCGTTAGCATCTTGGACGGCAGCAAAAAATGACCAGCCAGTTAAGGGGATACACAGAGCTAGAATCGCGCTAGTAACTACAACTCCGAGATCTGGTTCTCCAGACGAGAGTTCAAAAATACAGCCAATAACGGCGATCGCGGCTACGCAGGAGACCGCTAAGAGTAGAGCACTTTTCGGAGTTAAAGCCATAGGAGAGTTCTAGGAATAGGGTTTCACGTCTTGGGCAGAGAACCCAAATTTTTGTAGTTCTTCGTTTAAGGCCATCGCATTTTCGACGCGATCGACAAACATAACACCGTGCAGGTGATCCAGCTCGTGTTGGATGGCACGAGAGAGCAGCCCATCTGCTTTCAGGGTTTGCGGCCGCCCATTTTCATCTTTATAGATGAGTTCAATGGCATCGGGTCGATGGACATCCATATAAACTCCGGGGACGCTCAAGCATCCTTCCTGATAGGTGCAAAGTTCTCGACCGAAGGCTTTAATTTTAGGATTAATTAAAATAAG from the Roseofilum casamattae BLCC-M143 genome contains:
- the def gene encoding peptide deformylase, which translates into the protein MSSSVLVEKKKLDRPPLDIHTLGDRALRTPAKRIAKIDDSIRQLAKEMLQTMYSSDGIGLAAPQVAIAKQIVVVDCDPEEAANTPLILINPKIKAFGRELCTYQEGCLSVPGVYMDVHRPDAIELIYKDENGRPQTLKADGLLSRAIQHELDHLHGVMFVDRVENAMALNEELQKFGFSAQDVKPYS
- a CDS encoding prolyl oligopeptidase family serine peptidase translates to MQTFQIPQTRKIAQVDNYHGTLVADPYRWLEDLESDETKAWVESQNQATFDFLGQISDRHPLKERLEHLWNYEKYGIPFKQGDRLFYFKNSGIQNQSVLYTLVNTESEPEILLDPNILSEDGTIALSGISVSEDGQYLAYGLSKSGSDWQQWHVRNIETGEDLSDRLDWIKFSGVTWSKDNRGFYYSRYAEPTEGQAYQEQNFYGKLYYHQLGTPQSDDRLIYERPDQKEWLFGTEITEDGKYLIISISRSTESKNLIFYQDLTAESGEIVELISEFIAGFDLIGNEGSTFWFQTSLDAPKWRVVAIDLQTPDPQEWQEIIPESENAIASVSYINRNFIVRYLQDAHSQVQICDRSGTLLETVELPGVGSASGFNGKPEDTETFYSFTSYTTPSRIYRYNLQTGESELYREPQVDFNPDDYETKQVFYPSKDGTKVSLFITHKKGITLDGNNPTLLYGYGGFNIPLTPSFSVSNLVWMERGGVYAVANLRGGGEYGEQWHEAGMKGRKQNVFDDFISAGEWLIANQYTSSEKLAIAGGSNGGLLVGACLVQRPDLFAAALPAVGVMDMLRFHKFTIGWAWCDEYGCSENADEFPTLYGYSPLHNTQSGTDYPATLITTSDRDDRVVPSHSFKFAAALQEAQGGKAPILIRIETKAGHGAGKPTSKQIEEVVDKWAFLSAILGMERGIHSRPS
- a CDS encoding DUF554 domain-containing protein, which encodes MFEFWTKTSGTWINVATVLVGTGLGLLLKQQLPQRMQRTITQGMGLITLYIGVSMAGSLSNASAGSIDGVVLAVISLTLGGILGEWWQIEERLNGFGDRLKRLFRGGGRFTEGFVTASLLFCVGPLTLIGSMNNGLTGDDSLLALKATMDGLVSIALAGSYGIGVGFSVITIILFQGGISVLAASVGQLLPDPAQDPRIFLVTGVGGIVMLGLGLNLLDISKLRIGSFLPAFLVAPLVYAIAQWIVNF